One region of Bacillus zhangzhouensis genomic DNA includes:
- a CDS encoding YfcC family protein, translated as MKTATVSAPEKQKRKLQMPDAYVLLFMIALICTIGTYFVPAGEFDRKTSGEITTAIPGSYHRIDQSPVSAAGFFTAIQEGMVGSSSIIFLILFTGGTIAILEKTGAINGMIHHVISRFQTKQLLFICIVGGLFSVLGTTGIVVNSVIGFIPIGIIVARSLKWDAVAGAAVIYIGCYAGFNATILSPSPLGLSQTIAELPIFSGIGLRVIIYLCFLISSIVYIYLYTRRLKNKEKGSILGDEWFPAKGLGGADSESVDKPAFTGRHKLILGVCGLSLGGFLYGALQLGWTDKEMAGVFIFMAIAAGLLGGLAANDIAKTFIIGCQSLVYGALIVGMARCISVILENGKLLDTVVNGLASMLTGFSPIAGAIGMYIASALLHFLISSGSGEAVVFIPILAPLADLMGITRQVAVEAVMLGEGVVNCINPTSGVLMAVLAASGIPYVKWLRFMVPLALIWFVIGLVFICIGVMINWGPY; from the coding sequence ATGAAAACAGCGACAGTATCAGCACCAGAGAAACAAAAACGAAAACTTCAAATGCCGGATGCGTATGTTCTCTTATTTATGATTGCGCTGATTTGTACCATAGGAACGTATTTTGTACCAGCGGGTGAGTTTGATCGAAAGACATCTGGGGAGATCACAACAGCCATTCCTGGCAGCTATCATCGCATTGATCAATCACCAGTGAGTGCGGCGGGCTTTTTTACAGCCATTCAAGAAGGGATGGTGGGGTCCTCTTCTATCATTTTTCTTATTCTATTTACGGGCGGAACCATTGCCATTTTGGAGAAGACAGGTGCTATTAACGGGATGATTCACCATGTGATCAGCCGGTTTCAAACGAAGCAATTATTGTTTATTTGTATTGTTGGGGGATTATTTTCAGTCCTTGGAACGACCGGAATTGTCGTGAACTCTGTCATTGGATTTATTCCAATCGGCATCATTGTGGCGCGATCCTTGAAATGGGATGCAGTGGCAGGAGCGGCTGTCATTTACATCGGTTGTTATGCAGGATTTAATGCAACGATTTTATCTCCATCCCCATTAGGCTTATCACAAACGATTGCAGAGCTGCCAATCTTTTCTGGCATTGGCCTGCGTGTCATTATTTATCTTTGTTTTCTTATTTCTAGTATTGTGTACATCTATTTATATACAAGACGTCTGAAGAATAAAGAAAAGGGAAGCATTCTTGGTGACGAGTGGTTTCCTGCTAAGGGGCTTGGCGGAGCCGATTCTGAATCTGTGGACAAGCCTGCCTTTACTGGCAGACATAAGCTGATTTTAGGGGTGTGCGGATTGTCACTTGGAGGCTTCTTATATGGCGCACTTCAGCTTGGCTGGACCGATAAGGAAATGGCAGGTGTGTTCATTTTTATGGCAATTGCTGCTGGACTGCTCGGGGGATTAGCAGCCAATGATATTGCGAAAACATTTATTATCGGGTGTCAAAGCCTTGTATACGGCGCACTTATTGTGGGGATGGCACGCTGTATTTCGGTCATTTTAGAAAACGGGAAGCTGCTTGATACAGTTGTCAACGGCTTGGCGAGTATGCTGACAGGATTTAGTCCCATCGCTGGTGCGATCGGGATGTATATTGCGAGTGCGCTTCTTCACTTTTTGATTTCATCAGGATCAGGAGAAGCTGTTGTCTTTATCCCGATTCTTGCGCCGCTGGCTGATTTAATGGGCATCACAAGACAGGTAGCTGTAGAAGCGGTGATGCTTGGCGAAGGGGTGGTCAACTGTATCAATCCGACTTCTGGTGTGTTGATGGCTGTGCTTGCTGCAAGTGGTATTCCTTATGTAAAGTGGTTGCGTTTTATGGTGCCGCTTGCCCTCATTTGGTTTGTTATCGGTCTTGTATTTATTTGTATCGGGGTCATGATCAACTGGGGACCTTATTAA
- a CDS encoding L-lactate dehydrogenase produces MTNEKVNKVALIGAGFVGSSYAFTLINQAITDELVVIDLNQDKAMGDVMDLNHGKAFAPHPVHTWYGDYEDCKDADIVCICAGANQKPGETRLDLVEKNLNIFKGIVDNVMKSGFDGIFIVATNPVDILTYATWKFSGLPKERVIGSGTTLDTARFRYMLSEYFDAAVHNVHAYIIGEHGDTELAVWSHANIGSVPITELMKRNVQYKKEDLDEIMENVRHAAYQIIEKKGATYYGVAMSLARITRAILHNENSILTVSTYLDGEYGAEDVYIGVPALVNRNGATEVMELALNDTEKEKFAHSVNVLKAILAPHF; encoded by the coding sequence ATGACAAACGAAAAAGTAAACAAAGTAGCCCTTATTGGAGCAGGTTTCGTCGGCAGCAGTTATGCCTTTACATTAATAAATCAAGCAATCACAGATGAATTGGTTGTCATCGATTTGAATCAAGACAAAGCAATGGGTGACGTGATGGATTTAAATCATGGAAAAGCATTTGCCCCGCATCCTGTGCATACATGGTATGGAGATTATGAGGACTGTAAGGATGCAGATATCGTCTGTATCTGTGCTGGCGCAAACCAAAAGCCAGGTGAAACAAGACTTGACCTTGTTGAGAAAAATTTAAATATATTTAAAGGCATTGTAGACAACGTGATGAAAAGTGGATTTGATGGCATTTTCATAGTTGCCACAAACCCAGTGGATATTTTGACATATGCGACTTGGAAATTCAGTGGACTTCCAAAAGAACGAGTGATTGGCAGTGGTACGACGCTTGATACGGCAAGATTTAGATACATGCTCAGTGAGTACTTTGACGCAGCGGTACACAACGTGCATGCGTATATCATTGGCGAGCATGGAGATACAGAGCTTGCTGTTTGGAGTCATGCGAATATCGGAAGTGTACCGATTACAGAATTAATGAAGAGAAATGTTCAATACAAAAAAGAAGACTTAGATGAAATCATGGAAAATGTCCGTCATGCCGCTTACCAAATCATTGAGAAAAAAGGCGCCACTTACTACGGCGTAGCAATGAGTTTAGCCCGCATTACAAGAGCGATCCTGCACAATGAAAACAGCATTTTAACTGTCAGCACTTACTTAGATGGAGAGTACGGAGCAGAAGATGTCTACATTGGTGTACCAGCGCTTGTGAATCGAAATGGTGCAACAGAAGTGATGGAACTTGCACTGAACGACACAGAGAAAGAAAAATTTGCGCACAGTGTGAATGTGTTAAAAGCGATTTTGGCTCCTCATTTTTAA
- a CDS encoding L-lactate permease gives MWQQIYDPFGNEFVSAFVAMLPILFFLLALTVFKLKGVLAACFTLIVSFVTAVFFFHMPVEKALSAVLLGISNGLWPIGYIVIMAVWLYKIAVKSGKFDVIRSSIAGISQDQRLQLLFIGFSFNAFLEGAAGFGVPIAISAALLTELGFKPLKAAMLCLIANAASGAFGAVGIPVITGAQMGNMTPLALSQTLVFTIPFISFCIPFLLILIVDGFKGIKETLPALLVVSGSYAILQAVTMVTMGPELANIISALASMGILALFLRKWQPKHIYREEGAPDIEQKQTYRGVEILKAWSPFYILTVVITVWSLPAFKALFAVGGPLNWTTILVKMPFLHQQIMKLPPIAQTETPIDAIFKMDVISATGTAILIAVMLTGLFSRHITLTEGAACLKAAVKELWVPVLTICFVMGFANLANFAGLSSAIGLALAKTGDLFPLVSPVLGWIGVFITGSVVSNNALFGNLQAVTASQIGSQAGLLIGANTTGGVMAKLISPQSIAIATAAVGETGKESALFKKTVKYSFILLGIVCIWTFILAQFV, from the coding sequence ATGTGGCAGCAAATATATGATCCGTTTGGTAATGAATTCGTCAGTGCATTTGTGGCAATGCTCCCAATCTTGTTTTTTCTTCTTGCATTAACCGTTTTTAAGTTAAAAGGTGTTTTAGCTGCTTGTTTTACCTTAATCGTCAGTTTTGTAACAGCTGTTTTCTTCTTTCATATGCCAGTTGAAAAGGCATTATCTGCTGTGCTGCTCGGTATATCTAATGGGCTGTGGCCGATTGGATATATCGTCATCATGGCGGTATGGCTCTATAAAATTGCGGTGAAATCTGGTAAGTTCGATGTCATTCGTTCTAGTATTGCAGGAATCTCTCAAGATCAACGTCTTCAGCTCTTATTCATTGGTTTTAGTTTTAACGCATTTTTAGAGGGAGCTGCTGGGTTTGGTGTACCGATTGCGATCAGTGCCGCTCTTTTAACAGAGCTTGGGTTTAAACCGCTGAAAGCTGCGATGCTCTGCTTAATTGCCAATGCTGCGTCTGGCGCATTTGGTGCTGTAGGTATCCCAGTCATTACAGGGGCGCAAATGGGCAATATGACGCCGCTTGCATTATCTCAAACCCTTGTGTTTACGATTCCGTTTATTTCATTCTGTATTCCGTTCCTACTTATTCTCATTGTGGACGGATTCAAAGGAATTAAAGAAACGCTCCCTGCCTTGCTTGTTGTGAGTGGAAGTTATGCCATTTTGCAAGCTGTCACAATGGTGACAATGGGTCCTGAACTTGCCAATATTATTTCTGCATTAGCAAGTATGGGAATCTTGGCTTTATTTCTTCGGAAATGGCAGCCAAAACACATTTATCGTGAAGAAGGAGCGCCAGATATTGAGCAGAAACAAACGTACCGCGGAGTTGAAATACTGAAAGCATGGTCTCCGTTCTATATTTTAACTGTTGTTATTACGGTATGGAGTCTGCCAGCATTTAAAGCATTGTTTGCTGTAGGCGGACCGCTTAACTGGACGACCATTTTAGTGAAAATGCCATTTTTACATCAGCAAATTATGAAATTACCACCAATTGCACAAACAGAAACACCTATTGATGCAATCTTTAAAATGGATGTCATCAGTGCAACGGGTACTGCCATTCTGATTGCGGTGATGCTGACAGGGCTGTTTAGCAGACATATTACATTAACAGAAGGCGCTGCCTGCTTAAAAGCGGCGGTGAAAGAGCTTTGGGTCCCTGTTCTTACCATTTGTTTTGTCATGGGCTTTGCCAACCTGGCAAACTTTGCTGGACTAAGTTCAGCGATTGGACTTGCTCTTGCCAAAACAGGCGACTTGTTCCCGCTTGTCAGCCCGGTGCTTGGCTGGATCGGCGTGTTTATTACGGGGTCTGTCGTAAGTAACAACGCTTTATTCGGCAACCTTCAGGCAGTCACTGCTTCTCAAATCGGCTCACAAGCAGGTTTGTTAATTGGAGCGAACACGACCGGTGGTGTGATGGCGAAATTAATTTCGCCACAATCTATCGCCATTGCTACAGCAGCTGTTGGAGAAACAGGTAAAGAATCTGCGCTCTTCAAAAAGACCGTGAAGTACAGCTTCATCCTGCTCGGCATTGTATGTATATGGACATTCATTCTTGCTCAATTTGTATAA
- a CDS encoding LacI family transcriptional regulator, translating to MCTIYEIAKRCGVSTTTVSRVLNHHPYVSEEKRQLILQVMKEMEYTPSSAARTLRSHQTKTIAVSVPAVDHPFFAQLIKGISKEALDQGYKAIVLQTFYQEALELEGLQLLKRKEVDGVILGALENQWEKIEPFLTNGPIVMANEYHQTANIPIIGYDEREAAYKAVDYLIRSGRKSIGFCFDTDSSEAQKQRRQGYLDALSAHGLQLQDDWLFGEAFTIEDGFRLMEVIHHMTDTPDAIFTGNDQVAAGLIKQAISYGYQIPEELAVIGYDNQDICEVTAPTITTIDIPIVELGQRSVQQMIALLQDQKPLQREHIQLPTRLVTREST from the coding sequence ATGTGTACAATTTATGAAATTGCTAAACGCTGCGGGGTTTCAACCACCACTGTTTCCAGAGTGCTAAACCATCACCCATATGTCTCAGAAGAAAAACGGCAACTCATTTTGCAGGTGATGAAAGAAATGGAATATACACCGAGTTCAGCAGCCCGCACACTAAGGTCACATCAGACAAAAACCATTGCGGTGTCTGTTCCAGCTGTGGACCATCCTTTTTTTGCACAATTGATTAAAGGCATTTCAAAGGAAGCGCTGGATCAAGGATATAAAGCCATCGTGCTCCAGACGTTTTATCAAGAAGCATTAGAGCTTGAAGGGCTTCAATTATTAAAAAGAAAAGAAGTAGATGGGGTCATATTGGGGGCATTAGAAAATCAGTGGGAAAAGATTGAGCCGTTTTTAACAAACGGCCCCATTGTCATGGCAAATGAATATCATCAAACAGCAAACATCCCGATTATTGGATACGATGAGCGGGAAGCCGCCTATAAGGCGGTGGACTACTTGATTCGGTCGGGTCGAAAATCGATTGGGTTTTGCTTTGATACAGATAGCAGTGAAGCTCAGAAACAAAGGAGACAGGGCTATCTTGATGCACTCTCTGCTCACGGTTTGCAGCTGCAAGACGATTGGCTGTTTGGAGAGGCTTTTACCATTGAAGACGGCTTCCGCTTAATGGAGGTCATCCATCACATGACAGATACGCCTGATGCCATTTTCACGGGCAATGATCAAGTCGCAGCAGGGCTCATTAAACAGGCCATTTCATACGGCTATCAAATTCCCGAAGAACTAGCGGTCATCGGCTATGACAACCAAGACATATGCGAGGTGACAGCTCCAACGATCACCACGATTGACATACCGATCGTAGAGCTTGGCCAGCGGTCTGTACAGCAAATGATCGCACTCCTGCAAGACCAAAAACCATTACAGCGCGAACATATTCAGCTGCCTACCCGGCTGGTGACAAGAGAATCTACATAA
- a CDS encoding DegT/DnrJ/EryC1/StrS family aminotransferase yields MQILTKISGKSKDYLPLLDMINQGVQVKADSVEKHLANEKLMTFLEQDMDRTGLEKILFHYKQSKEKKIPFLPVDKLISEDEINDIMQVLKEVLSSGRFTSGPYIPTFEKAIAAYLGKKYVIATSSGTDALMISLISAGVHPGDEVILPANSFAATENAVLAIGAVPVYADIDPETYCLEPSEIEKYITDKTVCILPVHLYGKQADMKAISAIAKQHGLKSIEDGCQAIGSSGLGAYGDGLVLSFNPYKNFGVCGKAGAIATNDEVLAEKCIEISYHGFEAGKKNVKRSDYGFNSKIDNLQAAIGLERMKYLGLQNFKRFYLAKRYIDQLQTLEDEGYMKLPKLTVDHVWHLFPIRVLQGDRDELAAKLLEIGIETDVYYPVLSHQHQTNLVSQKYRQTTLPHTEKAAQQILHLPLYPGMPLQDQEKVIEGVHHVIKSSIQ; encoded by the coding sequence ATGCAAATATTGACGAAGATATCAGGTAAAAGCAAGGATTATCTTCCTTTGCTAGATATGATCAATCAAGGTGTTCAAGTTAAGGCCGATTCAGTTGAAAAGCATCTAGCAAATGAAAAGCTGATGACGTTCCTTGAGCAAGATATGGACCGTACAGGTTTGGAAAAAATTCTCTTCCATTATAAACAAAGTAAGGAAAAAAAGATACCGTTCCTGCCAGTTGATAAACTAATTTCAGAGGATGAAATCAATGATATTATGCAGGTGCTGAAGGAAGTATTGAGCTCTGGCCGTTTTACTTCAGGACCATATATTCCGACGTTTGAAAAGGCAATTGCTGCGTACTTAGGGAAGAAATATGTCATCGCCACTTCAAGCGGAACAGATGCGCTGATGATCAGTCTCATATCAGCAGGCGTCCATCCAGGAGACGAGGTGATTTTGCCGGCCAATAGTTTTGCTGCAACAGAAAATGCGGTGCTTGCCATTGGGGCTGTTCCGGTGTATGCCGATATTGATCCTGAAACCTACTGCCTGGAACCGAGTGAAATAGAGAAGTATATCACAGATAAAACGGTATGCATTCTACCGGTTCATTTATATGGAAAGCAAGCGGATATGAAGGCTATTTCGGCGATTGCGAAACAGCATGGGTTGAAAAGCATTGAAGATGGCTGTCAAGCGATTGGCAGCAGCGGCCTTGGCGCTTATGGAGATGGACTTGTTCTCAGCTTTAATCCATACAAAAACTTTGGGGTCTGCGGAAAGGCGGGAGCCATTGCTACAAATGATGAGGTCTTAGCGGAAAAATGCATAGAGATCAGCTATCACGGCTTTGAAGCTGGAAAGAAAAATGTCAAACGCAGTGACTACGGCTTTAATTCCAAAATTGATAATTTACAGGCAGCGATCGGACTCGAACGAATGAAGTATTTAGGATTGCAAAACTTTAAACGTTTTTACTTAGCTAAGCGATACATTGATCAGCTGCAAACGCTTGAGGATGAAGGATACATGAAGCTTCCGAAGCTGACGGTTGACCATGTATGGCATCTGTTCCCGATTAGAGTGCTACAGGGAGACCGAGATGAACTGGCAGCGAAATTGCTGGAAATCGGCATAGAGACTGATGTCTATTACCCGGTTCTATCGCATCAGCATCAAACAAATCTTGTTTCTCAAAAGTATAGGCAAACGACGCTTCCACACACGGAAAAAGCAGCGCAGCAAATACTTCACCTGCCGCTTTATCCAGGAATGCCGCTGCAAGATCAGGAGAAGGTTATCGAGGGGGTTCATCATGTTATCAAGTCTTCCATTCAATAA
- a CDS encoding HAD-IIB family hydrolase, with protein sequence MLSSLPFNKKLLNQPKNPQWIVFCDFDETYYSHRMTEEQREDVKRLEAFVAEKSEAGQLLLGWVTGSSLDAVTSKMEKGGFHQFPHFIASNLGTEIVYTSDALFGQPDAEWMKRLDAQGFSDEKVEDILKTVREKGISLRPQTQLGSSGYKKNFYYQEQDERTDLHHLSFIQTLAKERGVAVNINKCNPLAGDPADCYDVDFLPVGTGKDEIVRFMLDQYDLSKDQGFAFGDSGNDLRMIQSVTHGFLVQNATAEAKRHHHQICHHGYAKGIYETLKTVMYKHEEAHS encoded by the coding sequence ATGTTATCAAGTCTTCCATTCAATAAAAAACTGCTCAATCAGCCGAAGAATCCGCAGTGGATCGTCTTCTGTGATTTTGATGAAACGTATTATTCTCACAGAATGACAGAGGAGCAGAGAGAGGATGTCAAGCGGCTGGAAGCCTTTGTAGCAGAAAAGAGTGAAGCGGGACAGCTCTTGTTGGGATGGGTGACGGGAAGCAGCCTCGATGCTGTCACGAGCAAAATGGAAAAAGGCGGTTTTCATCAATTCCCGCATTTCATTGCGTCTAACTTAGGGACTGAGATTGTATATACGTCGGATGCTCTTTTTGGACAACCAGATGCAGAGTGGATGAAACGGCTGGATGCGCAGGGCTTCTCAGATGAAAAAGTCGAAGACATATTGAAAACTGTCCGAGAAAAGGGAATTTCCCTCAGGCCGCAAACACAGCTGGGCAGCTCAGGGTATAAGAAGAATTTCTATTATCAGGAGCAGGATGAACGGACGGATCTTCATCACCTATCATTTATTCAAACACTGGCTAAAGAGCGAGGTGTGGCGGTCAACATCAACAAATGCAACCCGCTTGCAGGAGATCCTGCGGATTGTTATGATGTCGATTTTTTACCAGTAGGAACAGGAAAGGATGAAATTGTCCGCTTTATGCTGGACCAATATGATCTATCGAAAGATCAAGGCTTTGCCTTTGGTGACAGTGGGAACGATTTGCGGATGATTCAATCCGTCACGCACGGTTTCCTTGTCCAAAATGCGACAGCCGAAGCCAAACGGCACCATCACCAAATTTGTCATCATGGATATGCAAAAGGAATCTATGAAACACTGAAAACAGTGATGTATAAACATGAGGAGGCACATTCATGA
- a CDS encoding Gfo/Idh/MocA family oxidoreductase, which yields MKKIGIVGAGNIAKAHARALSTIKGAELSGVYDLHESVAQGFIKQYGGRVYSSIETLADTCDGLIIASPNFCHKDHALQSLRAGQPILCEKPMAVSLKEAKEMVETARQFKVQASMGFNYRYLSFVNILKNLIANGELGRILTVRTHFKKNSALRRKTFSWRDSGESLRTSGALGDLGIHLIDMLWYLFGSEMKKESLNTKMLTHVKEKEEKKVQVDDHTEIFGQMENQVFFHLVTSKSTQPEECGFSVEVVGHDKVFKYHTNMKNEYEISDGLCVERHQMPQTLLTDPPNEFYGWSDTFRDQLMHWVNTDSYPSHMKVADFKDGYRAQAALNTCFEREEAVVSAQAY from the coding sequence ATGAAGAAAATTGGAATTGTTGGAGCAGGGAATATTGCAAAAGCACATGCAAGAGCATTATCAACGATTAAAGGTGCTGAATTATCCGGTGTCTATGATTTGCATGAGTCGGTCGCACAGGGATTCATTAAACAGTACGGCGGACGTGTCTATTCAAGTATTGAGACACTGGCAGATACCTGTGATGGATTGATCATTGCATCCCCTAATTTTTGTCACAAAGACCATGCCCTTCAGTCGCTAAGAGCAGGACAGCCGATTTTATGTGAAAAACCGATGGCTGTGTCGCTGAAGGAAGCGAAGGAAATGGTGGAGACAGCCAGACAGTTCAAGGTTCAAGCCAGTATGGGCTTTAACTACCGTTATTTATCTTTTGTGAATATATTGAAGAACTTGATTGCCAACGGCGAATTAGGCCGCATTTTGACCGTCAGAACTCATTTTAAGAAAAACAGTGCCCTCAGAAGAAAGACTTTTTCGTGGAGAGACAGCGGCGAAAGTCTGCGTACGAGCGGTGCACTAGGGGATCTCGGTATTCATTTGATTGATATGCTGTGGTACTTATTTGGCAGTGAAATGAAGAAAGAATCACTTAACACCAAGATGCTGACACATGTAAAGGAAAAAGAAGAGAAAAAGGTTCAGGTGGATGATCATACCGAAATTTTCGGGCAGATGGAGAATCAAGTGTTCTTTCATTTGGTGACATCCAAAAGCACGCAGCCTGAGGAATGTGGATTCAGTGTAGAAGTCGTTGGTCATGACAAGGTATTCAAATACCATACGAACATGAAAAACGAATATGAGATCAGTGATGGATTGTGTGTGGAGCGTCATCAAATGCCGCAAACTTTGCTGACAGATCCACCAAATGAATTTTACGGATGGTCTGATACATTCCGCGATCAGCTGATGCACTGGGTGAATACAGATTCATACCCATCACATATGAAGGTCGCTGATTTTAAAGATGGGTATCGCGCGCAGGCTGCGCTCAATACATGCTTTGAGAGGGAAGAGGCAGTTGTCTCTGCCCAGGCATATTAA
- a CDS encoding MFS transporter → MKKVFYFGCVFYFFIGTIHVFFGSLTPYLLSSYDKGPGELSSLIFFQFIGFLTGVLLSPILVRKKGYGAVLTMGLLLMIGSLLLGLLVPGWTTLVLAGFFLGSGAGSLETTAGAYVISMANSAKRISIMEVFFGLGALLFPLVILLTVTEQTWHYVFLFQVGALTFFLILWLVLMNKQPHGQMDAPSKGEAGKPSLLVDRNNRMIVVIMICFAFFYAGIETNFANFLPSIMLEKGRGNWGLFAVSTFWTAIVIGRTVIARKADQLHPLRFLKLSASLMILLLVIFALTTHITAQLILIFFIGLCAAGMFPIALTASALMIENAIDEATSYFIAAASLGGACLSFLIGFSLEWAGAASAVFVFVFLAVLLFASAIQMNRSKKKETVHAQQSSLKADR, encoded by the coding sequence ATGAAAAAGGTATTCTATTTTGGCTGTGTCTTTTATTTTTTTATTGGGACCATTCATGTATTTTTTGGTAGCTTAACGCCTTATTTGCTGTCGAGTTACGATAAGGGCCCCGGGGAATTATCATCTTTAATTTTTTTTCAGTTTATTGGTTTTTTGACAGGTGTTCTGTTATCCCCCATTCTAGTGAGAAAAAAAGGCTATGGTGCTGTTCTGACCATGGGTCTTTTGCTGATGATCGGCTCACTTCTGCTGGGGCTATTGGTGCCGGGCTGGACAACGCTTGTGCTGGCAGGTTTTTTTCTTGGGAGCGGCGCAGGCAGTCTTGAGACAACAGCCGGTGCGTATGTCATTTCGATGGCTAATAGTGCAAAGCGAATCAGTATTATGGAGGTCTTTTTTGGATTAGGTGCGCTGTTATTTCCACTGGTGATTCTGCTGACTGTCACAGAACAGACATGGCACTATGTGTTTTTATTTCAGGTGGGTGCGCTGACATTTTTCCTCATACTCTGGCTCGTTTTGATGAACAAACAGCCTCATGGACAGATGGATGCTCCTTCAAAAGGAGAGGCGGGGAAACCGTCTTTACTTGTTGATCGAAACAATCGAATGATCGTGGTGATTATGATCTGCTTTGCCTTTTTCTACGCAGGGATTGAAACGAATTTTGCGAACTTTTTGCCGTCGATCATGTTGGAAAAAGGGAGAGGAAATTGGGGCCTCTTTGCGGTCTCTACTTTCTGGACAGCGATCGTCATCGGCAGGACCGTGATTGCGAGAAAAGCTGATCAGCTGCATCCGCTGCGTTTTTTAAAGCTAAGCGCATCACTGATGATTCTGCTGCTTGTGATATTCGCTCTGACAACCCACATCACCGCGCAGCTGATTCTCATCTTTTTTATCGGACTTTGCGCAGCTGGCATGTTTCCCATCGCACTGACAGCATCTGCTTTAATGATTGAAAATGCCATCGATGAGGCGACGAGTTATTTTATTGCAGCCGCGAGCTTAGGCGGAGCCTGCTTGTCTTTTTTGATTGGATTTAGTCTTGAATGGGCAGGAGCGGCAAGTGCCGTCTTTGTATTTGTCTTCTTAGCTGTTCTTTTGTTTGCATCTGCGATTCAAATGAATCGTTCTAAGAAAAAAGAAACAGTACACGCGCAGCAGTCGTCACTGAAAGCAGATCGCTAA
- a CDS encoding LysE family translocator yields MAVFFGYIFLGLSLSAPVGPVNAAQIDRGIKSGFWHAWIFGVGAMAADIVYMLLIYFGVAQLLTAPLVKTFLWLFGFFVLTYTGIESLRKINLQESPKKDSGNTSIGKSFMTGFFISLSNPLSILFWLGIYGSILANTIEKYGASQMLIYSMAIFIGMLIWDFSMALLASSFRRYLSERVLHGLSVLAGLSLIGFGAYFGYQGIMALIG; encoded by the coding sequence GTGGCGGTGTTTTTTGGTTATATCTTTTTAGGGTTGTCACTTTCTGCGCCTGTTGGGCCAGTCAATGCAGCCCAAATCGACAGAGGGATTAAAAGTGGTTTTTGGCATGCGTGGATTTTTGGTGTGGGGGCTATGGCTGCGGATATTGTCTATATGCTTCTCATCTATTTTGGTGTCGCCCAGCTTTTGACTGCACCTCTTGTAAAAACTTTTTTGTGGCTGTTCGGCTTTTTCGTTTTGACCTATACCGGCATTGAAAGTCTGCGTAAAATCAATTTGCAGGAGAGTCCGAAAAAGGACAGCGGAAACACATCAATTGGCAAATCGTTCATGACTGGATTTTTCATTTCTCTATCTAATCCGCTCAGTATTTTGTTTTGGCTTGGCATTTATGGCAGCATATTAGCCAATACAATCGAAAAGTATGGAGCTTCCCAAATGCTCATATACAGTATGGCTATTTTTATCGGCATGCTGATCTGGGATTTTAGTATGGCGCTGCTTGCTAGTTCGTTTAGGCGTTATTTAAGTGAACGTGTTTTACATGGCTTATCCGTTCTTGCAGGTCTATCTTTAATTGGTTTCGGCGCCTATTTTGGGTATCAAGGGATTATGGCGTTGATTGGGTAG
- a CDS encoding YqcI/YcgG family protein — MAQLYAKSCLDQNLRSLEEWKQDAFTQFGEMVGDEADTFPCVPGRQGFFLDHLRYGFVGDPRTEEAVDELAKLLREYQGCAKETGQYASFICFFETPQDLKESSLEEFEQQFWSLLQRLHHQDKEPWPEGIPLDTHHHEWEYCFHGEAYFILCSTPAHKLRKSRHFPYLLMAFQPRWVFEKLNGSTKFGQKMSQLVRKRLKAYDEVSVHRSLKWYGDPTNHEWKQYFLPDEETEKPASAKCPFTALKNMMKL; from the coding sequence ATGGCCCAGCTGTATGCAAAAAGTTGCCTTGATCAAAATCTACGATCACTAGAAGAATGGAAGCAGGATGCTTTCACACAATTTGGCGAGATGGTAGGAGATGAAGCAGATACATTCCCTTGTGTACCCGGAAGACAGGGATTTTTTCTCGATCATTTACGCTATGGGTTTGTTGGTGACCCGAGGACAGAGGAAGCAGTTGATGAATTAGCCAAGCTGCTTAGAGAATATCAAGGCTGTGCGAAAGAAACCGGTCAATATGCTTCATTTATCTGTTTTTTTGAAACACCGCAGGATTTAAAGGAAAGTTCGCTTGAAGAGTTTGAACAGCAGTTTTGGTCGCTGCTTCAACGGCTGCATCATCAAGATAAAGAACCATGGCCTGAGGGGATTCCGCTAGATACTCATCATCATGAGTGGGAGTATTGCTTCCATGGTGAAGCGTATTTTATTTTGTGTTCCACACCTGCTCATAAACTCAGAAAAAGCCGCCACTTCCCTTATCTCTTGATGGCATTTCAGCCTAGATGGGTGTTTGAGAAATTGAATGGATCGACCAAGTTTGGACAAAAAATGAGCCAGCTTGTTCGCAAGCGGCTCAAAGCATATGATGAGGTCAGTGTGCATCGATCATTAAAATGGTACGGTGATCCGACCAATCATGAATGGAAGCAATACTTTCTCCCAGATGAAGAGACGGAGAAACCAGCCTCCGCCAAATGTCCATTCACTGCATTAAAAAACATGATGAAATTATGA